A segment of the bacterium genome:
TGTGGGCCTGGCCGTGGAATATGTCGGCGGTGAGGGCTTCGCGTAGGAGTTCTTCTGCAGCGACTGGATTGGAGATGATGAGATCGGCGGCTTGGCGGGTGAGTTGCTCTGCACGCTGGGTGTCGCGCTCGACCTCCGCGGGTGTCGTGTAGGGACCTGGGGGCGATGACGCGCAGCCGACCGCGAGCACGAAGACTAAGAGTGCTGCTCTCATCGCATGATCCTCGGCTCCAGCACGGGGAGGCCGTCATCGAGCGTGGCTGCGTCAATGTCGTCCTTGCTCAGATACTTGAGGTCCTCGAACCGCTCGTGCTGGAGCACGCTGCAGCGCAGGAAGACAAAGAAGCGGCTCTTGGTGTGGCCGGTCGAAGTGTTGCGGAACAGCGCGCCGAGAATCGGGAGCCTTCCCAGCAAGGGCAGTCGCGACACCGCCTCGGTCTCCGAGTCCACCTCCAATCCGCCGACGACGATCGTGTGACCGTCGGGCAC
Coding sequences within it:
- a CDS encoding type II and III secretion system protein, yielding VPDGHTIVVGGLEVDSETEAVSRLPLLGRLPILGALFRNTSTGHTKSRFFVFLRCSVLQHERFEDLKYLSKDDIDAATLDDGLPVLEPRIMR